The Streptomyces sp. NBC_00670 genome window below encodes:
- the acnA gene encoding aconitate hydratase AcnA, translating into MSANSFDARSTLQVGDESYEIFRLDKVEGSARLPYSLKVLLENLLRTEDGANITADHIRALGGWDSQAQPSQEIQFTPARVIMQDFTGVPCVVDLATMREAVKELGGDAAKINPLAPAELVIDHSVIADKFGTNDAFAQNVELEYGRNRERYQFLRWGQTAFDEFKVVPPGTGIVHQVNIEHLARTVMVRGGQAYPDTLVGTDSHTTMVNGLGVLGWGVGGIEAEAAMLGQPVSMLIPRVVGFKLTGELPTGTTATDLVLTITEMLRKHGVVGKFVEFYGEGVGATSLANRATIGNMSPEFGSTAAIFPIDAETLNYLKLTGRSEQQLALVEAYAKEQGLWLDPKAEPDYSEKLELDLSTVVPSIAGPKRPQDRIVLANAAEQFKQDVRNYVDSVDEAGKESFPASDAPAAADGVPANPVPVTAPDGTTYELDHGAVTVAAITSCTNTSNPYVMVAAALVAKKAVEKGLTRKPWVKTTLAPGSKVVTDYFDKAGLTPYLDKVGFNLVGYGCTTCIGNSGPLPDEVSKAVNDHDLAVTSVLSGNRNFEGRINPDVKMNYLASPPLVVAYAIAGSMKVDITKDALGADQDGNPVYLKDIWPSEAEVNDVVANAIGEDMFNKSYSDVFAGDAQWQALPIPTGDTFEWDAESTYVRKPPYFEGMGMEPAPVEDISGARVLAKLGDSVTTDHISPAGAIKADTPAGTYLTEHGIQRRDFNSYGSRRGNHEVMIRGTFANIRLRNQIAPGTEGGYTRDFTQDGGPVSFIYDASQNYQAAGVPLVVLAGKEYGSGSSRDWAAKGTALLGVKAVVAESYERIHRSNLIGMGVLPLQFPEGQTAASLGLTGEETFSISGVTALNEGTTPRTVKVTTDTGVEFDAVVRIDTPGEADYYRNGGILQYVLRSLIRK; encoded by the coding sequence GTGTCGGCGAACAGCTTCGACGCCCGCAGCACGCTGCAGGTGGGCGACGAGTCGTACGAGATCTTCCGCCTGGACAAGGTGGAGGGCTCGGCCCGGCTCCCCTACAGCCTCAAGGTCCTGCTGGAGAACCTGCTCCGCACCGAGGACGGCGCGAACATCACCGCCGACCACATCCGTGCCCTCGGCGGCTGGGACTCGCAGGCACAGCCGTCGCAGGAGATCCAGTTCACCCCGGCCCGCGTGATCATGCAGGACTTCACCGGTGTGCCCTGTGTCGTCGACCTCGCCACCATGCGCGAGGCCGTCAAGGAGCTCGGCGGCGACGCGGCGAAGATCAACCCGCTGGCCCCGGCCGAGCTGGTCATCGACCACTCCGTCATCGCCGACAAGTTCGGCACCAACGACGCCTTCGCCCAGAACGTCGAGCTGGAGTACGGCCGCAACCGCGAGCGCTACCAGTTCCTGCGCTGGGGCCAGACCGCGTTCGACGAGTTCAAGGTCGTCCCGCCGGGCACCGGCATCGTCCACCAGGTGAACATCGAGCACCTGGCCCGCACCGTCATGGTGCGGGGCGGCCAGGCGTACCCCGACACCCTGGTCGGCACCGACTCGCACACCACCATGGTCAACGGCCTCGGCGTCCTCGGCTGGGGCGTCGGCGGCATCGAGGCCGAGGCCGCGATGCTCGGCCAGCCGGTCTCCATGCTGATCCCGCGCGTCGTCGGCTTCAAGCTGACCGGCGAGCTGCCCACCGGCACCACCGCCACCGACCTGGTGCTGACCATCACCGAGATGCTCCGCAAGCACGGCGTGGTCGGCAAGTTCGTCGAGTTCTACGGCGAGGGCGTGGGCGCCACCAGCCTCGCCAACCGCGCCACCATCGGCAACATGTCGCCGGAGTTCGGCTCCACCGCCGCGATCTTCCCGATCGACGCCGAGACCCTCAACTACCTGAAGCTCACCGGCCGTTCCGAGCAGCAGCTCGCGCTCGTCGAGGCCTACGCCAAGGAGCAGGGCCTCTGGCTGGACCCCAAGGCCGAGCCGGACTACTCCGAGAAGCTCGAGCTGGACCTGTCCACCGTCGTGCCGTCCATCGCCGGCCCGAAGCGCCCGCAGGACCGCATCGTCCTGGCGAACGCCGCCGAGCAGTTCAAGCAGGACGTGCGCAACTACGTCGACAGCGTGGACGAGGCGGGCAAGGAGTCCTTCCCGGCCTCCGACGCCCCCGCCGCCGCCGACGGCGTGCCGGCCAACCCGGTCCCGGTCACCGCCCCCGACGGCACCACCTACGAGCTGGACCACGGCGCGGTGACGGTCGCGGCCATCACCTCCTGCACCAACACCTCCAACCCGTACGTCATGGTCGCCGCCGCGCTGGTGGCCAAGAAGGCGGTGGAGAAGGGCCTGACCCGCAAGCCGTGGGTCAAGACCACGCTCGCCCCGGGCTCCAAGGTAGTCACCGACTACTTCGACAAGGCGGGCCTGACCCCCTACCTCGACAAGGTCGGCTTCAACCTGGTCGGTTACGGCTGCACCACCTGCATCGGCAACTCCGGCCCGCTGCCGGACGAGGTCTCCAAGGCGGTCAACGACCACGACCTCGCCGTCACCTCTGTCCTCTCCGGCAACCGGAACTTCGAGGGCCGCATCAACCCCGACGTCAAGATGAACTACCTCGCCTCCCCGCCGCTGGTCGTCGCGTACGCGATCGCCGGCTCGATGAAGGTGGACATCACCAAGGACGCCCTCGGCGCCGACCAGGACGGCAACCCCGTTTACCTCAAGGACATCTGGCCCTCCGAGGCCGAGGTCAACGACGTCGTGGCGAACGCCATCGGCGAGGACATGTTCAACAAGTCCTACTCCGACGTCTTCGCGGGCGACGCCCAGTGGCAGGCGCTGCCGATCCCCACGGGCGACACCTTCGAGTGGGACGCCGAGTCCACCTACGTCCGCAAGCCCCCGTACTTCGAGGGCATGGGCATGGAGCCGGCCCCGGTCGAGGACATCTCCGGCGCCCGCGTGCTGGCCAAGCTGGGCGACTCGGTCACCACCGACCACATCTCCCCGGCCGGTGCCATCAAGGCCGACACCCCGGCCGGCACGTACCTCACGGAGCACGGCATCCAGCGCCGTGACTTCAACAGCTACGGCTCGCGCCGCGGCAACCACGAGGTCATGATCCGCGGCACGTTCGCCAACATCCGCCTGCGCAACCAGATCGCGCCGGGCACCGAGGGCGGCTACACCCGCGACTTCACCCAGGACGGCGGTCCGGTGTCGTTCATCTACGACGCCTCGCAGAACTACCAGGCGGCCGGTGTGCCGCTGGTCGTCCTGGCCGGCAAGGAGTACGGCTCCGGCTCGTCCCGCGACTGGGCCGCCAAGGGCACCGCGCTCCTCGGCGTCAAGGCCGTCGTCGCCGAGTCCTACGAGCGCATCCACCGCTCGAACCTCATCGGCATGGGCGTGCTGCCGCTCCAGTTCCCCGAGGGCCAGACGGCGGCCTCCCTCGGCCTGACCGGCGAGGAGACCTTCTCCATCTCCGGCGTCACCGCGCTCAACGAGGGCACCACCCCGCGCACGGTGAAGGTCACCACCGACACCGGCGTGGAGTTCGACGCGGTCGTCCGCATCGACACCCCCGGCGAGGCGGACTACTACCGCAACGGCGGCATCCTGCAGTACGTGCTGCGCAGCCTGATCCGCAAGTAG
- a CDS encoding helix-turn-helix domain-containing protein, translated as MSQSTEEHTGARIAHIRKQRGLTQQGLAMRAHVSKSLLSKVECGQKPASPALVAACARALGASTSELLGQPYAEELRRDRMDALIQPIREGLENWDIALDWETGPRPAALIRADVQRALVQRRQAQYTDMVRDLPALIEESVHAVHAATGEEQRLAYECLAGTFRCVFTVAWNFGYIDLATVALDRLAWTAPQADEPALAAMHAYLRAQTTMSSGRYDVGLRVIDRALRDLAGEDGRRPAGAQAVRGVMQLRAAVIAGRMKDRDHADARLAEARALARVTGELPDFGVTWGPTNVGVHAVAIAAEMDDFGRAIELAADVRVPRGWTRSRAGHHWMDLGRAHAWSSNPEQALDCLHRARRIAPQQTRYHPTVRETVLALRRQEQTRSHALAQYAEWVGI; from the coding sequence GTGTCGCAGAGCACCGAGGAGCACACCGGCGCCCGGATCGCCCATATCAGGAAGCAGCGCGGCCTCACCCAGCAGGGGCTGGCGATGCGGGCACATGTATCGAAGTCTCTGTTGTCGAAGGTGGAATGCGGGCAGAAGCCTGCCTCCCCCGCTCTTGTCGCGGCCTGTGCCCGCGCGCTGGGCGCTTCCACGTCCGAGTTGTTGGGGCAGCCATACGCCGAGGAGCTGCGCCGGGACCGGATGGACGCGCTGATCCAGCCGATCCGTGAGGGTCTGGAGAACTGGGACATCGCTCTCGACTGGGAGACGGGGCCCCGTCCGGCTGCCTTGATCCGGGCTGACGTGCAGCGCGCCCTGGTACAGCGCCGTCAGGCGCAGTACACGGACATGGTGCGCGATTTGCCGGCACTGATCGAGGAGTCGGTGCATGCCGTGCACGCCGCTACCGGGGAAGAGCAGCGGCTGGCTTACGAGTGTCTGGCGGGGACGTTCCGGTGTGTGTTCACCGTGGCGTGGAACTTCGGCTACATCGATCTGGCAACCGTCGCGCTGGACCGTCTGGCGTGGACGGCCCCGCAGGCCGACGAGCCGGCCCTGGCCGCCATGCACGCCTACCTGCGTGCGCAGACCACGATGTCGTCCGGCCGCTATGACGTGGGTCTCCGGGTGATCGACAGGGCCCTGCGCGACCTCGCCGGAGAGGACGGGCGCCGCCCGGCAGGCGCCCAGGCCGTGCGGGGCGTGATGCAGTTGCGGGCCGCGGTGATCGCGGGCCGCATGAAGGACCGGGATCACGCGGACGCGCGTCTGGCCGAAGCCCGCGCCCTCGCCCGGGTCACGGGTGAACTACCCGACTTCGGCGTCACCTGGGGGCCGACCAATGTCGGTGTGCACGCCGTCGCCATTGCCGCCGAGATGGACGACTTCGGGCGCGCGATCGAACTTGCCGCGGATGTACGCGTTCCGCGCGGCTGGACCCGTTCCCGGGCCGGGCACCACTGGATGGACCTCGGCCGGGCCCATGCCTGGTCCAGCAACCCGGAGCAGGCGCTGGACTGCCTGCACCGGGCCCGGCGTATCGCCCCGCAGCAGACCCGCTACCACCCGACCGTCCGAGAGACGGTGCTCGCCCTGAGACGGCAGGAGCAGACGCGCAGCCATGCGCTGGCGCAGTATGCGGAGTGGGTCGGGATATAG
- a CDS encoding polymorphic toxin-type HINT domain-containing protein gives MFTLQPQPDAQPGRARVTVDYTEFAQAYGGAYAARLKLVRLPACAAIAPGKKQCATATPLATDNDATAHTLTADTMLSPTSTEGGAAKPLVLAATAGSSSDHGDYSASQLSASSAWNINLSTGDFSWSYPMSLPAVPGEFVPQVQLSYSSGGVDGRTSNSNNQASWVGDGFSLWPGSIQRTYKPCADDGVTHTDGKKPGDLCWAYDNATLSFNGHSGELIATGANSFKLEGDDGTKVDRIYGSSDNVRSNGAHNDEYWRVTTTDGTRYYFGYNKLPGWTNGDETTDSTWTAPVYGDDEGEPCHGSTFSDSWCQQAWSWNLDYAVDVHGNAIAYYYTKETNYYARNLTAADETAYERGGYLDRIEYGLKSSSMYDTKALAKVDFTSAERCLPESGVTCDASTIDDKSFYWYDTPWDLRCTSGADCTKAASPTFWTRKRLTGVTTEVLQSNATYAPVDSWALQHRWGMADIDYQLLLDSIQHTGESASPHIALPKVTFGYDQRTNRLDISGDDTAPFIKERLATIADESGGQVDVAYSTATCDADDLPSPQTNTTRCYPVYYTKQGDSDPTLQWFNKYVVDQVTQTDRTKSSPPMVTRYSYLDGAAWHYDDDEGITKEKYKTWSTYRGYTHVRVQTGGNDPVGMKTQTDHYFLRGMDGDKKSPTGGTKSVTVPDDAGGTITDHESAAGYEYKTENYSGPNGKILGKAVNTPWHYETAKRVRSWGTTTANLSGTAEEKQWTSLDDGAGSKWRITSTHMRHENVTGRVKEVDDYGDNSTSADNQCTRTTYTDNTTNWIFDAPSRVETVAASCADSPDRSKYVVSDIRTAYDGQDYGAAPTKGDVTRTATLKSHDGTTATYLESELSFDNYGRQLNSKDISATVTATETSAPVRTARTDGRTTTTAYSPTAGFATSVTVTTPPATTNAATAQTTTTTYDTIRGLPVSVADTNGKRTDTAFDALGRKLKIWLPNRSKANSDTPNYAFSYSTDGNGPVAVGTKTLKNDGTQRTSYTLYDGFLRARQTQVPGPNGGRLLTDNFYDERGLTAKQFAAYYNPSAPTTSLLDLNEQLSVQTQTWNTYDGLGRVTKSQQVAGDADGGSDSKVLSTTLTTYGGDRISVTPPHGATPSTTVSDARGRTTDLLQYHGDTPTGAADTTHYDYDQRTGKLHRLTDPAGNKWTYAYDQHGNQISSDDPDKGHTDSRYDDRGYLTSTTDSRGRTITHVYDGLGRETETHDGPSASEPLLTRHVWDPTGYEGQLASATRYVGGAAGSAYTTAYSLYDNLYRPTRTTVSIPAAENELAGSYQSNTKYNLDGTIQSTSYPAAGGLSSEVLTPTYDDMMRVKKLDGTGNETYVADTIYDYTGKPLQYAFQARDSKTTQVTNTYQWGTQRPATSTVRRQDVAGTDKAATFAYDEAGNITSIKDVSRDGTDNQCYLYDYLGRLTEAWAQPTETCVDTPNADALGGPAPYWQSLSYDTVGNRKTETTHAVSGDAVKDVTSTYTFPSAGAIRPHGLTQVDISSPTGVATNSYTYDAAGNTHTRTVGGNTQTLDWDSEGHLAKVTADDGNGGTATTSYVYDADGNRLISRGTDEATLYLGSTQLTLTKGSTTPKATRYYDLGGGNQAVRTDDKELTFLIGDHQGTSQLAIDATDLTEQQRRATPFGAPRGTEPSNWPGQKGFVGGIKDAATGLTHLGARDYDPQTGRFISADPIIDPADPQQINGYSYSSNSPVTRSDPSGLLEHCGDGPCRIDSDGNGQLDRIDSGPFIVGNNTGKKSSGGDGSSTAGVGRYSDGQPRINGIRVPEFKELSFYAALDADQDTYAYRFQKWVNNICSSSPGPSKQYDAFCRTTAKAGLWGQEQNDPFGVKANIHCITGRGDCTEAIITDLLTVASWGIGRVAASARFLSMAEKAAPESASALRSLGLICSFKADTKVLLKNGRTKPISKVKPGDQVEAADPRSGHHQGARRVTARLVHHDSDLIDLKIRSPKGKTSTLHTTSGHPFWDETAQAWIPAAQLTPGHQLITATNHHVDVAAVTAHRGSADMYNLTVLELHTYYVLAGQTPVLVHNACGDIELGPGGGTADALASFTSTKPETEFVFDASTGRFLAGDRERIPGGLSPHEQLAEKAGMDRGTVLGGTLFRDNGRLVFTENSGHYGHRWTDTTRQQFQTFMSDRGVDFDYRQWG, from the coding sequence ATGTTCACCCTTCAGCCTCAACCGGACGCGCAGCCTGGCCGGGCCAGGGTAACCGTGGACTACACCGAGTTCGCGCAAGCGTACGGCGGTGCATACGCCGCCCGCCTGAAGCTCGTACGCCTGCCTGCCTGCGCAGCCATTGCCCCCGGCAAGAAACAATGTGCCACAGCCACGCCTCTGGCTACAGACAATGACGCTACGGCGCACACATTGACCGCCGATACTATGTTGTCGCCGACCTCTACTGAGGGCGGCGCGGCCAAGCCGTTGGTGCTGGCCGCCACTGCCGGTTCCTCCAGCGACCATGGCGACTACTCGGCCAGCCAACTGTCAGCCTCTTCTGCGTGGAACATCAATCTAAGCACAGGAGACTTCTCCTGGTCGTATCCCATGAGCTTGCCGGCCGTGCCCGGGGAGTTCGTGCCACAGGTGCAGTTGTCGTACTCCTCCGGGGGTGTTGATGGACGCACCTCGAACAGCAACAACCAGGCGTCCTGGGTAGGAGATGGGTTCAGCCTGTGGCCAGGCTCCATCCAACGCACCTACAAGCCGTGTGCCGACGACGGTGTCACCCATACAGACGGAAAGAAGCCCGGAGATCTGTGCTGGGCCTATGACAACGCGACACTGTCCTTCAACGGGCATTCTGGCGAATTGATCGCAACGGGGGCTAATTCTTTCAAACTCGAAGGCGATGACGGAACCAAGGTCGATCGAATTTACGGCAGTTCCGACAATGTTCGCTCCAACGGCGCTCACAACGACGAATATTGGCGCGTCACCACCACCGACGGCACGCGCTATTACTTCGGCTACAACAAGCTGCCCGGCTGGACGAACGGTGATGAAACTACCGACTCCACATGGACGGCCCCGGTGTACGGCGACGACGAAGGCGAACCCTGCCACGGTTCGACTTTTTCCGACTCCTGGTGTCAGCAGGCGTGGAGCTGGAACCTCGACTACGCCGTCGATGTCCATGGCAATGCGATCGCCTACTACTACACCAAGGAAACCAACTATTACGCGCGCAACCTCACAGCGGCGGACGAGACAGCCTACGAGCGCGGCGGCTATCTGGACCGGATCGAATATGGCCTGAAGTCGTCGTCGATGTACGACACCAAAGCGCTCGCCAAGGTCGACTTCACCTCGGCCGAACGCTGCCTCCCCGAATCGGGAGTGACCTGCGACGCTTCGACGATCGACGACAAGTCCTTCTACTGGTACGACACCCCGTGGGACTTGCGCTGCACTTCAGGTGCGGACTGCACCAAGGCTGCCTCGCCGACCTTCTGGACACGCAAACGGCTGACTGGCGTCACGACCGAGGTGCTGCAGAGCAATGCCACGTATGCGCCGGTCGACTCCTGGGCGTTGCAGCACCGCTGGGGCATGGCCGACATCGACTACCAGTTGCTTCTGGACTCCATCCAGCACACCGGTGAATCGGCCTCTCCCCACATCGCTCTGCCCAAGGTCACGTTCGGCTACGACCAACGCACGAACCGACTCGACATCTCAGGCGACGACACAGCACCGTTCATCAAGGAGCGCCTGGCCACCATCGCGGACGAATCTGGTGGACAGGTCGATGTGGCGTACTCCACCGCCACGTGTGACGCCGACGATCTGCCGTCGCCGCAGACCAACACGACCCGCTGCTACCCGGTCTACTACACGAAACAAGGCGACAGCGACCCTACTTTGCAGTGGTTCAACAAGTACGTCGTCGACCAGGTCACCCAAACCGACCGCACCAAGTCTTCTCCGCCAATGGTTACCCGCTACTCCTATCTTGACGGTGCGGCCTGGCACTATGACGACGATGAAGGGATCACGAAGGAGAAGTACAAAACCTGGTCGACGTACCGCGGTTACACCCATGTTCGCGTCCAGACCGGAGGAAATGACCCGGTCGGCATGAAAACACAGACCGACCACTACTTCCTCCGCGGCATGGACGGAGACAAGAAATCTCCCACTGGGGGCACCAAGTCCGTCACGGTCCCGGACGACGCCGGCGGCACCATCACCGACCACGAGTCCGCCGCCGGTTACGAATACAAGACCGAAAACTACAGCGGACCCAACGGAAAGATTCTCGGCAAGGCGGTCAACACCCCCTGGCACTATGAGACAGCCAAACGGGTTCGCTCGTGGGGCACTACCACCGCCAACCTGAGCGGCACCGCCGAGGAAAAGCAGTGGACCTCGCTCGACGACGGTGCGGGATCCAAATGGCGCATCACTTCCACCCACATGCGGCACGAAAACGTGACGGGGCGAGTCAAGGAAGTCGATGACTACGGCGACAATTCCACGTCCGCCGACAATCAATGCACCCGCACCACCTACACCGACAACACCACCAATTGGATATTCGACGCGCCGTCTCGCGTTGAAACCGTTGCAGCCTCCTGCGCCGACTCCCCGGACCGTTCCAAGTACGTTGTCTCCGACATCCGCACGGCTTACGACGGACAGGATTACGGCGCGGCACCGACCAAGGGTGACGTGACACGTACCGCAACGTTGAAGTCGCATGACGGCACGACGGCCACTTACCTCGAATCCGAGCTGAGTTTCGACAACTACGGTCGCCAGCTGAACAGCAAAGACATCAGTGCCACCGTCACCGCGACCGAAACCAGTGCGCCCGTACGTACAGCGCGCACGGACGGGCGTACCACCACCACGGCCTACAGCCCCACTGCCGGATTCGCCACCAGCGTGACCGTCACCACGCCGCCGGCCACCACCAACGCGGCCACTGCGCAGACCACCACCACGACCTACGACACGATACGTGGTCTGCCGGTGAGCGTTGCGGACACCAACGGCAAACGTACAGACACCGCCTTCGACGCGCTCGGCCGGAAGCTGAAGATCTGGCTGCCCAACCGCTCCAAGGCCAACAGCGACACCCCCAACTACGCGTTCTCGTACAGCACCGATGGCAACGGGCCTGTGGCGGTGGGCACCAAGACACTCAAAAACGACGGTACCCAGCGCACCAGCTACACCCTCTACGACGGCTTCCTCCGTGCCCGACAGACCCAGGTCCCGGGCCCCAACGGAGGCCGCCTACTCACCGACAACTTCTACGACGAACGCGGCCTGACGGCCAAACAGTTCGCCGCCTACTACAACCCCAGCGCACCCACCACGAGCCTGCTCGACCTCAACGAGCAACTGTCCGTCCAGACGCAGACTTGGAACACCTACGACGGTCTCGGCCGCGTCACCAAGTCCCAGCAGGTGGCGGGTGACGCCGACGGTGGCAGCGACAGCAAGGTACTGTCCACCACCCTCACCACCTACGGCGGCGACCGCATCTCGGTCACGCCGCCCCACGGCGCCACGCCCAGCACCACGGTCAGTGACGCCCGCGGCCGAACCACGGATCTGCTGCAATACCACGGTGATACGCCCACGGGCGCCGCGGACACCACTCACTACGACTACGACCAGCGCACCGGCAAGCTGCACCGGTTGACCGACCCGGCAGGCAACAAGTGGACCTACGCTTATGACCAGCACGGTAACCAGATCAGCAGCGACGACCCGGACAAGGGACACACGGATTCGCGCTACGACGACCGCGGCTACCTGACCTCAACCACGGACTCCCGTGGCAGGACCATCACACACGTCTACGACGGACTGGGCCGCGAGACGGAGACGCACGACGGACCCAGCGCCTCCGAACCGCTGCTCACAAGGCATGTGTGGGACCCGACCGGCTACGAAGGACAACTTGCCTCCGCGACTCGCTACGTCGGGGGCGCAGCCGGAAGCGCCTACACCACTGCTTACAGCCTCTACGACAACTTGTACCGCCCGACTCGCACCACCGTCAGCATTCCGGCAGCCGAAAACGAGCTGGCCGGGTCGTACCAGTCGAACACCAAGTACAACCTGGACGGCACGATCCAGTCGACCAGCTACCCTGCCGCCGGCGGCCTCAGCAGCGAGGTTCTCACTCCGACCTACGACGACATGATGCGCGTCAAGAAGCTGGACGGCACCGGCAACGAGACCTACGTCGCCGACACCATCTACGACTACACCGGCAAACCCCTGCAGTACGCGTTTCAGGCCCGGGATTCCAAGACCACTCAAGTCACCAACACCTACCAGTGGGGCACCCAGCGCCCAGCCACCTCCACTGTCCGGCGACAGGACGTCGCCGGAACAGACAAGGCCGCCACATTCGCGTACGACGAGGCCGGCAACATCACCTCGATCAAGGACGTCTCCCGCGACGGCACCGACAACCAGTGCTACCTCTACGACTACCTCGGCCGTCTGACAGAGGCATGGGCACAGCCCACCGAGACATGCGTCGACACACCGAACGCCGACGCCCTGGGCGGCCCGGCACCGTATTGGCAATCCTTGTCCTACGACACTGTCGGCAACCGCAAGACCGAAACCACCCATGCCGTCTCGGGAGACGCGGTCAAGGACGTCACGAGCACCTACACCTTCCCGTCCGCAGGCGCGATACGGCCCCATGGCCTCACCCAGGTCGACATCAGCAGCCCCACAGGTGTCGCGACGAACAGCTACACCTACGACGCCGCGGGTAATACCCACACCCGCACGGTCGGAGGCAACACACAGACCCTGGACTGGGACTCCGAAGGTCACCTCGCCAAGGTCACTGCCGACGACGGCAACGGAGGTACCGCCACCACCTCGTACGTCTACGACGCGGACGGCAACCGCCTCATCAGCCGCGGCACCGACGAAGCCACCCTCTATCTAGGCTCCACACAGCTCACCCTCACCAAGGGCTCCACCACTCCGAAGGCCACCCGCTACTACGACCTCGGCGGTGGCAACCAGGCAGTCCGTACCGACGACAAGGAACTGACGTTCCTCATCGGTGACCATCAGGGCACATCCCAGCTCGCCATCGACGCCACCGACCTGACCGAACAACAGCGTCGAGCCACACCCTTCGGAGCACCACGCGGCACAGAGCCCTCGAACTGGCCGGGCCAGAAGGGCTTTGTCGGAGGTATCAAGGACGCCGCCACCGGACTGACCCACCTGGGCGCACGTGACTACGACCCGCAGACAGGCCGCTTCATCTCGGCCGACCCAATCATCGACCCTGCCGACCCCCAGCAGATCAACGGATACAGCTACAGCAGCAACAGCCCCGTCACACGATCAGACCCGAGTGGTCTGCTGGAACACTGCGGCGACGGCCCGTGCAGGATAGACAGCGATGGCAACGGGCAGCTGGACCGAATTGACTCTGGTCCGTTCATCGTCGGAAACAACACGGGTAAAAAGAGTTCGGGCGGTGACGGAAGCAGCACCGCGGGCGTCGGCCGATACTCCGACGGCCAGCCCCGGATCAACGGAATCAGAGTTCCGGAGTTCAAAGAACTCAGCTTTTACGCGGCTCTGGACGCAGACCAGGACACCTACGCCTACCGGTTCCAGAAGTGGGTCAACAATATCTGCTCCAGCTCGCCAGGCCCCTCCAAGCAATACGACGCCTTCTGCCGAACCACTGCCAAGGCCGGCCTGTGGGGTCAGGAGCAGAACGATCCGTTCGGAGTCAAGGCCAACATCCACTGCATCACTGGGCGCGGCGACTGCACGGAAGCGATCATCACCGACCTGCTGACCGTCGCAAGCTGGGGAATAGGACGAGTGGCCGCCAGTGCCCGGTTCCTGTCCATGGCGGAGAAAGCAGCGCCGGAAAGCGCCTCTGCCCTTAGATCTCTCGGACTGATCTGCAGCTTCAAGGCGGACACCAAGGTCCTCCTGAAGAACGGACGAACCAAGCCGATCAGCAAGGTGAAGCCCGGCGACCAGGTCGAAGCAGCCGATCCCCGAAGCGGACACCACCAAGGAGCACGAAGGGTCACCGCTCGGCTGGTCCACCATGACAGCGACCTCATCGACTTGAAGATCCGGAGCCCCAAGGGGAAGACGAGCACCCTGCACACGACCTCCGGCCATCCCTTCTGGGACGAAACGGCGCAGGCATGGATACCTGCGGCCCAACTCACCCCGGGCCATCAGCTCATCACCGCGACGAACCACCACGTGGACGTCGCCGCCGTAACGGCACACCGCGGCTCCGCCGACATGTACAACCTGACGGTGCTGGAACTGCACACCTACTATGTACTCGCTGGGCAGACGCCGGTGCTGGTGCATAACGCCTGTGGAGACATTGAGCTGGGGCCGGGCGGGGGAACTGCTGACGCCCTGGCCTCTTTCACCTCTACGAAGCCTGAGACAGAATTTGTCTTCGATGCGAGCACGGGAAGATTCCTGGCAGGTGATCGTGAGCGCATTCCCGGGGGCCTCAGCCCGCATGAGCAGCTTGCGGAGAAGGCGGGGATGGATAGAGGGACAGTTCTGGGAGGCACACTCTTCCGAGACAACGGACGCCTGGTGTTCACGGAAAATAGCGGTCACTACGGCCATAGATGGACGGACACCACACGCCAGCAGTTCCAAACATTCATGAGCGATCGAGGCGTCGACTTCGACTACAGGCAATGGGGTTGA